One Phaseolus vulgaris cultivar G19833 chromosome 11, P. vulgaris v2.0, whole genome shotgun sequence genomic window carries:
- the LOC137818681 gene encoding universal stress protein PHOS34-like: MQPYQNLPALDSDPQLPQIKIHHPSSPRHPSPAGATPTPTAGARRKIGVAVDLSDESAYAVRWAVHHYIRPGDAVILLHVSPTNVLFGADWGSIDLSINTDPNSDEEAVNAVNNNDHTSKRKLEDDFDAFTASKAADLAKPLREVQIPFKIHIVKDHDMKERLCLEVERLGLSAVIMGSRGFGAVRRGSDGKLGSVSDYCVHHCVCPVVVVRYPDDLAATAEAVVAVKEGDGSEAVVQPHKKED, encoded by the exons ATGCAGCCTTACCAGAACCTTCCTGCACTGGATTCCGACCCGCAGCTGCCCCAAATCAAAATCCACCATCCCTCTTCACCCCGTCACCCCTCCCCTGCGGGGGCAACCCCCACGCCCACCGCCGGCGCGCGCCGCAAAATCGGCGTGGCCGTGGACCTCTCCGACGAGAGCGCCTACGCGGTGCGCTGGGCCGTACATCACTACATCCGTCCCGGTGACGCCGTGATCCTGCTCCACGTCAGCCCTACTAACGTCCTCTTCGGCGCCGACTGGGGCTCTATCGACCTCTCCATAAACACCGACCCGAATTCCGATGAGGAGGCCGTTAACGCTGTGAACAATAACGACCACACCAGCAAGCGCAAGCTGGAGGACGACTTCGACGCGTTCACGGCGTCGAAGGCCGCGGATCTCGCGAAACCGTTAAGGGAAGTGCAGATTCCGTTCAAGATCCACATCGTGAAGGACCACGACATGAAGGAGAGACTGTGTTTGGAGGTGGAGAGGCTCGGGCTGAGCGCGGTCATCATGGGGAGCCGTGGGTTTGGTGCTGTGAGGCGCGGGAGCGATGGGAAGCTTGGGAGTGTGAGTGATTACTGTGTGCATCACTGTGTTTGTCCTGTGGTTGTTGTGCGTTATCCTGATGATCTTGCTGCGACGGCTGAGGCCGTTGTGGCGGTGAAGGAGGGGGATGGGAGCGAGGCGGTGGTCCAGCCCCACAAGAAAG AGGATTAG